One genomic region from Diabrotica undecimpunctata isolate CICGRU chromosome 9, icDiaUnde3, whole genome shotgun sequence encodes:
- the LOC140451334 gene encoding protein FAM200A-like: MTSKQDLHRFTDDKNIFYLAYLSDFFETLNVLNLNLQGRKNLLNTYDAIKGFIEKISFWQRRLHSSKPNFSSFPKLNDLFDDIQTLPLHLVSDLKDVISRHLEELKNQIQKYFPDVSTENWEFKLTRDPFHIEVDILPVNLQEQAINLKCDSQNKIVMCSRE, translated from the coding sequence ATGACTTCAAAACAAGATCTTCACAGATTTACAGAtgataaaaatatcttttacttGGCTTATTTGTCTGACTTTTTTGAGACACTTAATGTCCTGAATCTGAATCTTCAAGGCCGTAAAAACCTCTTAAACACTTATGATGCAATTAAggggtttatagaaaaaataTCGTTTTGGCAACGCCGCCTTCACAGTTCCAAGCCAAACTTTTCCTCTTTTCCTAAACTGAACGACCTCTTCGATGATATTCAAACCCTTCCACTACATCTAGTTTCGGATTTGAAAGACGTCATATCACGGCATTTGGAAGAACTGAAAAATCAAATTCAAAAGTACTTTCCAGATGTTAGCACGGAAAACTGGGAATTTAAGTTGACAAGAGATCCTTTTCATATCGAAGTTGACATTCTTCCAGTTAACCTTCAAGAGCAGGCAATTAACCTAAAATGTGATTCacaaaataaaatagtaatgtgtagtagggagtaa
- the mats gene encoding MOB kinase activator-like 1, with protein MSFLFGSRSSKTFKPKKNIPEGTHQYELMKHAAATLGSGNLRLAVMLPEGEDLNEWVAVNTVDFFNQINMLYGTITEFCTEDSCPIMSAGPKYEYHWADGHTVKKPIKCSAPKYIDYLMTWVQDQLDDETLFPSKIGVPFPKNFQSIAKTILKRLFRVYAHIYHQHFSEVVQLGEEAHLNTSFKHFIFFVQEFSLIERRELAPLQELIDKLTAKETR; from the exons ATGAGTTTCTTGTT CGGAAGTCGTTCGTCTAAAACATTTAAACCAAAGAAAAACATACCAGAAGGAACCCATCAGTATGAGTTAATGAAACATGCTGCTGCTACATTGGGATCAGGAAACTTAAGACTAGCTGTGATGCTTCCAGAGGGCGAGGACTTAAATGAATGGGTTGCAGTAAATA CTGTTGACTTCTTTAATCAAATTAATATGCTTTATGGAACAATAACCGAATTTTGTACAGAGGACAGCTGTCCTATTATGTCTGCCGGACCAAAATATGAATACCATTGGGCAGATGGTCATACAGTCAAAAAACCCATTAAATGTTCAGCACCAAAATATATTGACTATTTAATGACTTGGGTCCAGGACCAATTAGATGATGAAACATTATTTCCATCAAAAATAG GTGTCCCATTTCCAAAAAACTTTCAATCCATTGCTAAAACTATTCTGAAGAGGCTGTTTAGAGTGTATGCCCATATATACCACCAACATTTTAGTGAAGTGGTGCAATTGGGGGAAGAGGCACACTTGAATACATCctttaaacattttatatttttcgtgcag GAATTCAGCTTGATTGAACGTCGAGAACTGGCCCCTCTACAAGAATTGATTGATAAGTTAACTGCGAAAGAGACTCGATGA